In Prunus dulcis chromosome 1, ALMONDv2, whole genome shotgun sequence, the following are encoded in one genomic region:
- the LOC117616365 gene encoding transcription factor MYB108 codes for MDGVQGGGRGCNNSSSASATIENDIHEEAEDQMDLRRGPWTVEEDLALMNYIANHGEGRWNSLARCAGLKRTGKSCRLRWLNYLRPDVRRGNITLEEQLLILELHSRWGNRWSKIAQHLPGRTDNEIKNYWRTRVQKHAKQLKCDVNSKQFKDTMRYLWMPRLVERIQAAAAASTAATNSSITSATAAGATSHHFNNNNNNNNNNNNNTTFQSSSGQMLLQPSHHFGASSHSHVTPSYTPDNSSTAASSDSFGAQVSPVSDLTDYYTPTTTATTTISVKNNPTPDNYLVQANHQVGSYDQCFNPGLGSEHFQGMEQQENYQWGVDGGDISDNLWNVEDMWFLQEQLSNI; via the exons atggaCGGTGTtcaaggaggaggaagaggctGCAACAACTCCTCATCAGCCTCGGCCACCATTGAAAATGATATTCATGAGGAAGCTGAGGACCAGATGGACCTGAGAAGAGGGCCTTGGACTGTTGAAGAAGACCTTGCTCTCATGAATTACATTGCTAACCACGGCGAAGGTCGCTGGAACTCCCTCGCTCGCTGTGCAg GTCTGAAAAGAACTGGAAAGAGCTGCAGATTACGGTGGCTCAACTATCTCCGGCCCGACGTCCGACGGGGTAACATCACCCTTGAAGAGCAGCTTCTGATTCTTGAGCTTCATTCTCGCTGGGGTAATAG ATGGTCAAAAATTGCACAACACTTGCCAGGAAGGACTGACAATGAGATCAAAAACTATTGGAGGACCCGTGTCCAAAAGCACGCCAAGCAACTCAAATGTGACGTCAACAGCAAGCAGTTCAAGGACACCATGAGGTATCTCTGGATGCCTAGGCTGGTCGAAAGAATTCAAGCCGCGGCAGCCGCCTCCACCGCAGCCACTAATTCCTCCATCACCAGCGCCACCGCCGCAGGGGCCACCTCTCACCacttcaacaacaacaacaacaacaacaacaataacaacaacaacaccaCCTTCCAATCTTCTTCAGGACAAATGTTGTTACAACCAAGTCACCACTTTGGGGCATCGTCACATTCACATGTCACACCAAGTTACACCCCGGACAACTCTAGTACGGCGGCCTCATCAGACTCTTTCGGGGCTCAAGTGTCCCCGGTTTCCGACCTGACGGATTATTACACTCCTACTACTACTGCTACTACTACTATCTCGGTTAAAAATAACCCTACCCCGGATAATTATTTGGTCCAAGCAAATCACCAAGTTGGTAGCTATGACCAGTGTTTCAATCCAGGGTTGGGATCGGAACATTTCCAAGGCATGGAGCAACAAGAGAATTATCAGTGGGGCGTGGACGGTGGGGACATATCGGACAATTTGTGGAATGTTGAAGACATGTGGTTCTTACAAGAGCAGCTCAGCAACATTTGA